One segment of uncultured Tolumonas sp. DNA contains the following:
- a CDS encoding SPOR domain-containing protein, with the protein MTRDYVRSSQPTKRKPAAKAPVGRGKSSNTSNAPFPVVRAVLALALVIGFGIFLYHIHGSSGETTPITTTQAPAEAPIPIEKQRPAKEEFDYMQILQNKEVPVELPDGQVIGDPSKDPQILQQQQKMQDMLRAQQERAKVLAQQQNGQLPADADDDTAIQPANALTTPTTKTVTSSKPASQTASTATPTSQMAVTTTQHTDVRKPRSFAEVIANESNKTSKPTNTTTTTATATEHKTVAQERDEALAMFGKPRPYSAETTATATTHNVATTSTTTVATSKRYMMQCGAFRTADQASSLQSRIAVQGQNAQIREGSNTSGTWHRVILGPYANRPAAEQALNRLKGAGTVQSCTIYSQ; encoded by the coding sequence ATGACTCGGGATTACGTCCGCAGCTCACAGCCGACCAAACGCAAACCTGCCGCGAAAGCACCGGTTGGCCGCGGGAAAAGCAGCAATACCAGCAACGCTCCCTTTCCCGTGGTGCGTGCCGTATTAGCGTTGGCGTTAGTGATTGGCTTTGGCATTTTCCTGTACCATATTCATGGTTCATCAGGAGAAACCACACCAATCACCACCACACAAGCGCCTGCGGAAGCGCCGATCCCGATTGAAAAACAACGTCCGGCCAAAGAAGAGTTTGATTACATGCAGATCCTGCAAAATAAGGAAGTGCCTGTTGAACTGCCGGATGGTCAGGTAATTGGTGATCCAAGTAAGGATCCGCAAATTCTGCAGCAGCAACAAAAAATGCAAGACATGTTGCGAGCCCAGCAGGAACGCGCCAAGGTGTTAGCCCAGCAACAAAATGGTCAGCTCCCTGCTGATGCCGATGATGATACGGCGATACAACCAGCCAACGCATTAACAACACCAACCACCAAAACAGTGACTAGCAGCAAACCAGCGAGCCAAACTGCCAGCACAGCTACACCTACGAGTCAGATGGCGGTTACAACAACCCAGCATACCGATGTACGGAAACCACGTTCGTTTGCGGAAGTTATTGCCAATGAAAGCAATAAAACCAGCAAACCAACCAACACCACAACAACGACTGCTACAGCAACAGAACACAAAACAGTTGCTCAAGAGCGTGATGAAGCCTTAGCGATGTTTGGTAAACCACGTCCCTATTCGGCCGAGACGACTGCTACAGCAACCACACACAATGTTGCAACAACCAGCACAACAACCGTAGCAACCAGTAAACGTTATATGATGCAGTGTGGTGCTTTCCGTACTGCTGATCAGGCCAGCTCGCTGCAATCGCGTATCGCAGTACAGGGGCAAAATGCACAGATCCGCGAAGGTAGTAATACTTCCGGCACTTGGCACCGGGTAATCTTAGGCCCGTATGCGAATCGCCCAGCAGCAGAACAAGCGCTGAACCGTCTGAAAGGCGCTGGGACAGTACAAAGCTGTACTATTTATTCTCAGTAA
- the hslU gene encoding HslU--HslV peptidase ATPase subunit, with amino-acid sequence MSEMTPREIVHELDRHIIGQAEAKRAVAIALRNRWRRMQLSDELRQEVAPKNILMIGPTGVGKTEIARRLAKLANAPFIKVEATKFTEVGYVGKEVDSIIRDLTDMALKMMREQEMEKVRFRAQEAAEERVLDVLLPPARSNWGEAEKSETGAHTRQIFRKKLREGELDDKEIEIEIAAPQMGVEIMAPPGMEEMTNQLQGLFQNMSAGNTHKRKLKVKDALKQLVEDEAGRLLNPEELKLKTIHAVENNGIVFIDEFDKICKRGESSGPDVSREGVQRDLLPLIEGCTVNTKHGMVRTDHILFIASGAFQIAKPSDLIPELQGRLPIRVELKNLTVDDFERILTEPNASLTEQYRALMATEQVNVDFTAEGIRSIAEAAWQVNERTENIGARRLHTVLEKLMEDISYDAADNAGQVFSIDAEYVNRYLGALIEDEDLSRFIL; translated from the coding sequence ATGTCCGAAATGACTCCGAGAGAAATAGTTCACGAGCTTGATCGTCATATCATTGGTCAAGCCGAAGCCAAACGTGCCGTTGCGATTGCGCTGCGTAACCGCTGGCGCCGTATGCAACTCAGTGATGAGCTGCGTCAGGAAGTAGCGCCGAAAAACATTCTGATGATTGGCCCAACTGGCGTGGGTAAAACTGAAATTGCCCGTCGTTTGGCGAAACTGGCCAATGCCCCCTTTATCAAAGTCGAAGCCACTAAATTCACCGAAGTTGGTTATGTCGGTAAAGAAGTCGACAGCATCATCCGTGATCTGACTGACATGGCGTTAAAAATGATGCGCGAGCAGGAAATGGAGAAAGTCCGTTTCCGTGCTCAGGAAGCCGCTGAAGAGCGCGTGCTGGATGTGTTGTTACCGCCAGCTCGTTCGAATTGGGGCGAAGCCGAGAAATCTGAAACGGGTGCACATACCCGCCAGATCTTCCGCAAAAAACTGCGTGAAGGCGAGCTCGACGATAAAGAGATCGAAATTGAAATTGCAGCGCCACAGATGGGTGTGGAAATTATGGCCCCCCCCGGCATGGAAGAGATGACCAATCAGTTACAAGGTCTGTTCCAGAATATGTCGGCCGGCAATACCCATAAACGCAAACTGAAAGTCAAAGATGCTCTGAAACAGCTGGTGGAAGACGAGGCCGGACGGTTACTCAACCCCGAAGAGCTGAAGCTAAAAACCATTCATGCGGTGGAAAACAACGGGATTGTCTTTATCGATGAATTCGACAAGATCTGTAAACGTGGCGAAAGCAGCGGCCCGGATGTTTCCCGTGAAGGCGTACAACGCGATCTGTTGCCTCTGATCGAAGGTTGTACCGTGAACACCAAACACGGCATGGTGCGTACTGACCATATTCTGTTTATCGCTTCCGGCGCGTTCCAGATCGCTAAACCGTCTGACCTGATCCCTGAATTGCAGGGTCGTCTGCCGATCCGTGTTGAGCTGAAAAATCTGACTGTGGATGATTTCGAACGCATCCTGACAGAGCCGAATGCCTCATTGACCGAACAATACCGCGCTTTGATGGCGACTGAACAGGTGAACGTTGATTTTACCGCAGAAGGTATTCGCAGCATTGCAGAAGCAGCCTGGCAGGTTAACGAACGCACAGAAAATATCGGTGCTCGTCGTCTGCATACCGTGCTGGAAAAGCTGATGGAAGATATCTCTTATGATGCGGCGGATAATGCAGGTCAGGTTTTCAGCATTGATGCGGAATACGTGAACCGTTATCTCGGTGCATTAATTGAAGATGAAGATTTGAGTCGTTTCATTCTGTAA
- the parC gene encoding DNA topoisomerase IV subunit A, with product MSDAELSLDGVERQPLRTFTEQAYLNYSMYVIMDRALPHIADGLKPVQRRIVYAMSELGLSALAKHKKSARTVGDVLGKYHPHGDSACYEAMVLMAQPFSYRYPLVDGQGNWGAPDDPKSFAAMRYTEARLSRFSELLLSELEQGTVEWQPNFDGTMQEPQILPARLPHILLNGITGIAVGMATDIPPHNVREVAQACITLLDRPDATMADLLEHVQGPDYPTKAEIITPRAEIRKIYESGKGSIRARAVYHMEDGDIVITALPHQASGARVIEQIAAQMQAKKLPMVSDLRDESDHENPTRLVIVPRSNRIDVEQLMQHLFASTDLEKSYRVNLNMLGMDHRPQVKNLLTILTEWLAFRRETVRRRLQFRLDKVLNRLHILDGLLIAYLNIDEVIAIIRNEDEPKKELMRRFGLSEIQADAILDLKLRHLAKLEEFKIRGEQDELAKERDQLQSLLGSERKLGNLLKKEIQADAEKYGDDRRSPLVERQEAKQLTEKELTPSELVTVVVSEMGWVRAAKGHEVDVQGLSYKAGDGYLVSAQGRSNQQAVFMSNLGRTYSLEAHTLPSARGQGEPLTGKLSFATGEQTRYVLLGNEEDRYLIASDAGYGFLCTYNDLVSKNKNGKALLTLPEGALVLPPQITGKQDDSLCLVISSEGRMLLFPLNTLPQLGKGKGNKLIGIPADKVASREEFVSHIAVVRPDQAVTLYAGKRKLTLKPGDMTLYHGERGRRGAKLPRGLQRVDRVEPELSASASDDAV from the coding sequence ATGAGTGATGCTGAACTGAGTCTGGATGGAGTCGAGCGCCAGCCGCTGCGAACTTTCACTGAACAGGCTTATCTCAACTACTCCATGTACGTGATCATGGATCGCGCCTTACCGCATATTGCGGACGGTCTGAAACCAGTGCAGCGTCGCATTGTGTATGCGATGAGTGAACTGGGCTTATCAGCGCTGGCGAAGCATAAAAAATCGGCACGTACAGTCGGGGATGTGCTCGGTAAATACCATCCACATGGTGATTCCGCCTGTTATGAAGCCATGGTGCTGATGGCGCAGCCGTTTTCTTACCGCTACCCGCTGGTGGACGGCCAAGGTAACTGGGGAGCGCCGGATGATCCGAAATCATTTGCGGCGATGCGTTATACCGAAGCGCGGTTATCGCGTTTCTCTGAGTTGTTATTGAGTGAACTGGAACAGGGCACGGTTGAATGGCAGCCTAACTTTGATGGCACCATGCAAGAGCCGCAGATCCTGCCGGCGCGCTTGCCGCACATCCTGTTAAACGGTATTACCGGTATCGCGGTCGGTATGGCGACCGATATTCCACCGCATAACGTGCGCGAAGTCGCACAGGCTTGTATCACACTACTTGATCGCCCTGATGCGACTATGGCTGATTTGCTCGAGCATGTGCAGGGGCCGGATTACCCGACCAAAGCCGAGATCATCACGCCAAGGGCTGAGATCCGTAAAATTTATGAATCGGGCAAAGGGTCGATTCGGGCACGTGCGGTCTATCACATGGAAGATGGTGATATCGTTATTACCGCATTGCCACATCAGGCGTCGGGTGCCCGTGTAATTGAGCAGATCGCTGCGCAAATGCAGGCCAAGAAATTACCGATGGTCAGTGACTTACGCGATGAGTCTGATCATGAAAATCCAACGCGTTTAGTGATTGTGCCGCGTTCCAACCGCATCGATGTTGAGCAGCTGATGCAGCATCTGTTTGCCAGCACCGATCTGGAAAAAAGCTACCGCGTAAACCTCAACATGTTGGGGATGGATCACCGGCCACAGGTCAAAAATCTGCTGACCATCCTGACCGAATGGCTAGCGTTCCGTCGGGAAACGGTGCGGCGTCGTCTGCAATTCCGCTTGGATAAAGTGCTGAACCGTTTGCATATTCTGGACGGTTTGCTGATCGCCTATCTCAATATTGATGAAGTGATCGCGATTATTCGTAATGAAGATGAACCGAAAAAAGAGCTGATGCGCCGCTTTGGTTTATCTGAGATCCAAGCTGATGCGATTTTGGATTTGAAACTGCGTCATCTGGCGAAGTTGGAAGAGTTTAAGATCCGCGGTGAGCAAGATGAGTTAGCCAAGGAACGTGACCAGTTACAATCATTGCTGGGTTCAGAGCGCAAACTGGGCAATCTGCTGAAAAAAGAAATTCAGGCCGATGCGGAAAAATACGGCGATGATCGCCGCTCACCGCTGGTGGAGCGTCAGGAAGCCAAACAACTCACGGAAAAAGAGCTGACGCCAAGTGAGTTAGTGACTGTGGTTGTTTCCGAAATGGGCTGGGTGCGTGCCGCGAAAGGGCATGAGGTTGATGTGCAAGGTCTCAGTTATAAAGCCGGTGATGGTTATCTGGTCAGTGCGCAAGGGCGCAGTAACCAGCAAGCGGTGTTTATGAGTAACTTGGGTCGCACTTATTCGCTGGAAGCGCACACCTTGCCATCGGCGCGCGGTCAGGGTGAACCGTTAACCGGTAAACTCAGCTTTGCAACCGGTGAACAGACGCGTTATGTGTTGTTGGGCAATGAAGAAGATCGTTACCTGATCGCATCCGATGCGGGTTATGGTTTCTTGTGTACCTACAATGATTTGGTGAGTAAAAACAAAAACGGTAAAGCACTGTTAACCTTACCGGAAGGTGCGCTGGTGTTACCACCACAAATCACTGGTAAGCAAGATGATAGCTTGTGTCTGGTGATCAGCAGTGAAGGGCGTATGTTGTTATTCCCACTGAATACGCTACCGCAGTTGGGTAAAGGGAAGGGCAATAAGTTGATCGGCATTCCTGCTGATAAAGTGGCCAGCCGGGAAGAGTTTGTGAGCCATATCGCGGTGGTGCGCCCAGATCAGGCAGTGACCTTGTATGCCGGAAAACGTAAATTAACGCTGAAGCCAGGTGATATGACGTTATATCACGGTGAACGCGGTCGTCGCGGGGCTAAATTGCCACGCGGTTTGCAGCGAGTTGATCGCGTTGAGCCGGAGCTGAGTGCTTCAGCTTCTGATGATGCAGTATAA
- the argS gene encoding arginine--tRNA ligase, with translation MKAQIQQLLEQTVSSLKAAALIPVELEPRIQVDNTKDKAHGDLATNLAMLLAKPAGKNPRELAQLIIDHLPASTLVAKAEIAGPGFINFFLDSAWLAKQIEAIAASPTAEVKPAIPAQTIVTDYSAPNVAKEMAVHHIRSTVIGDAVTRTLEFLGHNVIRANHIGDWGTQFGMLIAYLEKVQNEQASELELSDLEAFYREAKKHYDEDEVFAERARGYVVKLQGGDEYCRAMWKKLVDITMAQNQLIYDRLNVSLTEKDVMGESLYNPMLRTIVEDLQAQGLAVASEGALVVYLDEIKGKDGEAMAVIIQKRDGGFLYATTDIACAKYRVETLKADRVLYFIDSRQHQHLQQAWTIARKAGYVPAEVALEHHAFGMMLGKDGKPFKTRSGGTVKLSELLDEAESRASDLIAQKSADLPADEKAKVVHAVAMGAVKYADLSKNRTTDYVFDWDNMLTFEGNTAPYLQYAYTRIQSIFRRIGDEAQPGAVQITVPAEETLANKLLQFNDVVHNVAQKGMPHLLCTYLYELSGCFMSFYEACPINKEGVTAAEKASRLTLCQATAKTLNLGLSLLGIETLERM, from the coding sequence ATGAAAGCACAGATCCAGCAACTCCTTGAACAAACCGTATCCAGCCTGAAAGCAGCGGCATTAATTCCGGTTGAATTAGAACCGCGTATTCAGGTCGATAACACCAAAGACAAGGCGCATGGCGATCTGGCCACCAATCTGGCGATGTTGCTGGCAAAACCGGCCGGTAAAAATCCGCGCGAACTGGCCCAACTGATTATCGATCATCTGCCCGCTTCAACGCTGGTTGCCAAAGCCGAAATCGCCGGCCCGGGTTTTATCAATTTTTTCTTAGACAGTGCCTGGCTCGCCAAACAGATCGAAGCTATTGCTGCTAGCCCAACCGCGGAAGTGAAACCAGCCATTCCGGCACAAACCATTGTTACCGATTATTCTGCACCCAATGTGGCTAAAGAGATGGCCGTGCACCACATCCGCTCGACCGTCATTGGTGACGCAGTAACACGGACGCTGGAGTTTTTGGGCCATAACGTGATCCGCGCCAACCACATCGGTGACTGGGGCACCCAGTTTGGTATGTTGATCGCGTATTTGGAGAAAGTGCAGAACGAACAAGCCAGTGAACTGGAACTGTCTGATCTGGAAGCTTTCTATCGCGAAGCCAAAAAACATTACGACGAAGATGAAGTCTTTGCCGAGCGTGCACGTGGTTATGTGGTGAAACTGCAAGGTGGTGACGAATATTGTCGCGCCATGTGGAAAAAACTGGTTGATATCACCATGGCACAAAACCAGCTCATTTATGACCGTCTGAATGTCAGCCTTACTGAAAAAGATGTGATGGGCGAAAGCCTGTATAACCCGATGCTGCGTACCATCGTGGAAGATCTGCAAGCACAAGGTCTTGCCGTTGCCAGCGAAGGCGCGTTAGTGGTTTACCTTGATGAGATCAAAGGTAAAGACGGCGAAGCCATGGCGGTGATCATTCAAAAACGCGATGGTGGTTTCCTCTATGCCACTACCGATATTGCCTGCGCGAAATACCGTGTGGAAACGCTGAAAGCTGACCGCGTGCTCTATTTTATTGACTCCCGCCAGCATCAACACCTGCAACAAGCATGGACCATTGCTCGGAAAGCCGGTTATGTGCCAGCTGAAGTAGCTCTGGAGCACCACGCTTTCGGCATGATGCTGGGTAAAGATGGTAAACCGTTCAAAACCCGTTCTGGTGGCACCGTTAAGCTATCTGAACTGTTGGATGAAGCTGAATCTCGTGCCAGTGACCTGATTGCGCAGAAATCCGCTGATCTGCCAGCCGATGAAAAAGCTAAAGTCGTCCACGCTGTTGCGATGGGTGCAGTGAAATATGCGGATCTCTCGAAAAACCGTACCACCGATTACGTTTTCGATTGGGATAACATGTTGACCTTCGAAGGCAACACCGCGCCTTACCTGCAATACGCCTATACCCGTATCCAGTCGATCTTCCGCCGTATTGGTGATGAAGCGCAGCCAGGTGCCGTGCAGATCACTGTACCCGCCGAAGAAACGCTGGCAAATAAACTGTTACAGTTCAACGATGTGGTACATAACGTAGCGCAAAAAGGGATGCCACATCTGCTGTGTACTTATCTGTATGAGCTGTCTGGTTGCTTCATGAGTTTCTACGAAGCCTGCCCAATTAATAAAGAAGGCGTTACTGCAGCCGAGAAAGCCAGCCGTCTGACCCTGTGTCAGGCGACAGCAAAAACACTGAACCTCGGTTTGTCATTGCTTGGCATTGAAACACTGGAGCGCATGTAA
- a CDS encoding AEC family transporter translates to MSTPDVNGQFLISICIILLGYLAKRTRYLTEKEGESIAQLIFNITLPALVINVFSTLPLQPQLALLPVLGFVVNGVLCLSILFIFRKHDRKIRGMMGMALPGANIGLFAYPLVEAIWGKQGLTYVAMYDLGNSYVVFLVCYVVGAYFSGEKPLSWRELLHSVLRSIPLMTSLLALSINLLGLQLPDLVLQTTQVVAKANMPLSLLLLGMYLNFSFPAAQRKILLQALCCKYVIGGTLGGLLCWLLPYDALFRHSLLLAGVLPLPTMVLTYAVIFGYDRRLSGAMLNASVILSILFSWLAFHFSTLS, encoded by the coding sequence ATGTCAACGCCAGATGTAAATGGGCAATTCCTGATCTCAATTTGCATTATTTTGCTGGGTTATCTGGCGAAACGGACGCGCTATTTAACTGAAAAAGAAGGCGAATCCATTGCGCAACTGATCTTCAATATCACGTTGCCAGCTTTAGTGATCAATGTCTTTTCTACATTACCGTTACAACCGCAATTGGCGTTATTGCCGGTATTAGGTTTTGTCGTCAATGGGGTGCTTTGCCTGAGTATCCTGTTTATTTTCCGGAAACATGATCGAAAGATCCGTGGCATGATGGGAATGGCGTTGCCCGGTGCCAATATTGGCTTATTTGCCTATCCTTTGGTCGAGGCTATTTGGGGAAAACAAGGGCTAACTTACGTCGCCATGTACGATCTGGGTAATTCGTATGTGGTGTTTTTAGTCTGTTATGTGGTTGGTGCCTATTTTTCTGGCGAGAAGCCATTAAGCTGGCGCGAATTGCTGCATTCAGTTTTGCGTTCCATTCCTCTGATGACCAGTTTGCTGGCATTATCCATCAATCTGTTAGGGCTTCAATTACCAGATCTGGTGTTGCAAACCACGCAAGTGGTGGCGAAGGCCAATATGCCATTAAGTTTGCTATTGCTGGGGATGTATCTGAACTTTTCTTTTCCAGCTGCGCAACGCAAAATTCTGCTGCAAGCCTTATGCTGTAAATACGTTATCGGTGGTACGTTAGGCGGCTTACTGTGCTGGTTGTTACCGTATGATGCGTTATTCCGTCATTCTCTATTACTGGCTGGTGTGTTGCCTTTACCGACTATGGTGCTGACCTATGCGGTTATTTTTGGTTACGATCGCCGGCTGTCTGGCGCCATGTTGAATGCCTCGGTGATCTTAAGTATTTTGTTTAGCTGGTTAGCCTTTCATTTTTCGACCCTGAGTTAG
- a CDS encoding DUF2960 domain-containing protein, producing MALKISYSYKGQPRLIQYANDKYHDIYEAIAAEEGVDLRAYLAMERQLASLTKKVGAVKDFRDNSFLEFGFNDIKVIKE from the coding sequence ATGGCGTTAAAAATTAGTTATAGCTACAAAGGTCAGCCACGTTTGATCCAATACGCGAATGACAAATACCACGATATTTATGAAGCTATTGCCGCGGAAGAGGGCGTTGATTTACGTGCTTACCTGGCGATGGAACGGCAGCTGGCATCTCTGACTAAAAAAGTCGGTGCAGTAAAAGATTTTCGTGATAATTCATTCCTGGAATTTGGTTTCAACGATATCAAAGTGATCAAAGAATAA
- a CDS encoding 1-acylglycerol-3-phosphate O-acyltransferase: MLKVLRIITLIVLLVVWFVVGMVVCLARPRHKNNVYYLSRMLNWACWVLGVKVKRIIPDECHNIGSAVYVANHQTNYDIMVLGCVMPGTVSMGKQSLAWIPLFGQVYYLSGNILIDRARSSKAADTIRQVVAKIKQRGISIWMFPEGTRSKGRGLIPFKTGAFHTAIAAKVPLVPIVCSSYAGQIDLNRWDNGEIIVEMLPPVDSQQWKRATVKDCSNTIRALMESKLAELDAKVKKPQ; this comes from the coding sequence ATGCTAAAAGTGTTACGTATTATCACATTGATCGTATTGTTGGTAGTTTGGTTTGTTGTTGGCATGGTGGTCTGTTTAGCGCGGCCACGCCATAAAAATAACGTGTATTACCTATCTCGTATGCTCAATTGGGCTTGTTGGGTACTGGGCGTTAAAGTTAAACGAATTATTCCCGATGAGTGCCACAATATCGGGTCTGCTGTCTATGTTGCCAACCATCAGACTAACTACGACATCATGGTGCTGGGCTGTGTCATGCCGGGCACCGTTTCAATGGGTAAGCAAAGCCTGGCTTGGATCCCGCTATTTGGTCAGGTTTATTACTTGAGCGGTAACATCCTGATTGACCGTGCCCGAAGTAGTAAAGCAGCCGATACCATCCGTCAGGTTGTAGCGAAGATAAAACAACGTGGCATCTCCATCTGGATGTTTCCAGAGGGGACGCGCTCTAAAGGCCGGGGTTTAATTCCATTTAAAACCGGTGCCTTTCATACGGCCATTGCGGCGAAAGTACCACTGGTGCCGATTGTTTGTTCCAGTTATGCCGGACAAATTGATCTCAATCGCTGGGATAATGGCGAAATCATCGTGGAAATGCTGCCACCAGTAGATTCGCAACAATGGAAGCGCGCGACCGTTAAAGATTGCAGCAATACCATTCGCGCATTAATGGAAAGCAAATTGGCGGAGTTAGATGCCAAGGTCAAAAAACCGCAATAA
- a CDS encoding 3-phenylpropionate MFS transporter: protein MSPYPWLALNLSAIYLVLGIFSPFWGVWLESVGLQSEQIGLLLGIGFAMRLCGSLVIMRQAKRAERLIPIARLLVLGGLLSFAGFYLSSHFWVIFFFTLLVNFVYPTLLPLSDAMAARMVIQVNLDYGNVRLWGSAAFIVGATLIGFVIEHLGPSWILHGIVLFLLLAGFCIHVPMKPAPRTIGQESESHGYGQLLRNKAFLNFLAIEALIFGSHSAYNSFSAIYWHSQGFAASTVSMLWTTGVVFEIIMFATSRRLLSDWSPERLLCWAAIGAVIRWVTLGTSLELWLLFPAQALHSFTYTLAHLGAMRYLAQRLPREAIISGQTLYSAIGQSLSLALFTVLSGILYRHLHQNVFLVMAVIVLPVFYLIWRAKRSAIVLPEM from the coding sequence ATGTCACCTTATCCCTGGTTAGCGCTGAACTTATCAGCGATCTATTTAGTTTTAGGTATCTTTTCACCGTTTTGGGGTGTTTGGCTGGAATCGGTCGGTTTACAGTCAGAACAAATCGGTTTGCTGCTGGGTATCGGCTTTGCCATGCGCTTGTGCGGTAGTCTGGTGATCATGCGGCAGGCGAAACGTGCCGAACGACTTATTCCCATTGCCCGATTGCTGGTGTTGGGTGGCTTACTTAGTTTTGCTGGCTTCTATTTATCCTCTCATTTCTGGGTGATTTTTTTCTTCACCTTGCTGGTTAACTTTGTGTATCCCACGCTATTGCCGTTAAGTGATGCCATGGCTGCTCGCATGGTAATTCAGGTCAATCTGGATTATGGCAATGTGCGGTTATGGGGCTCAGCGGCATTTATTGTTGGTGCCACACTGATTGGTTTTGTTATTGAACATCTTGGCCCAAGTTGGATCTTGCACGGTATTGTGCTGTTTTTATTACTAGCGGGTTTTTGTATTCATGTACCGATGAAACCTGCACCACGCACTATTGGTCAGGAAAGTGAAAGTCATGGCTATGGCCAATTATTACGCAATAAAGCGTTTTTGAATTTTCTCGCCATTGAAGCGCTGATCTTCGGTAGTCACTCGGCATATAACAGTTTCAGCGCCATCTATTGGCATTCCCAAGGTTTTGCTGCTTCGACAGTCAGTATGTTGTGGACCACGGGGGTAGTGTTTGAAATCATCATGTTTGCCACCAGTCGGCGTTTATTATCCGACTGGTCACCCGAGCGTTTACTCTGCTGGGCGGCGATCGGAGCGGTGATCCGCTGGGTCACGCTGGGCACTAGCCTAGAGCTGTGGTTACTGTTTCCTGCCCAAGCGTTGCATTCGTTTACTTACACGCTGGCGCATTTAGGTGCGATGCGTTATCTGGCGCAACGTTTACCGCGCGAGGCGATCATTTCAGGCCAAACATTATATTCCGCCATCGGACAATCGTTATCGCTGGCTTTGTTCACCGTGTTAAGCGGGATCTTGTATCGCCATCTGCACCAGAATGTGTTTCTGGTGATGGCAGTGATTGTGTTACCAGTTTTTTATCTGATCTGGCGGGCAAAACGTTCTGCCATCGTATTACCTGAGATGTGA
- a CDS encoding DedA family protein, translating into MDWLHLVVDFVLHIDVHLQELFTTYGIWVYGILFLIIFSETGFVVTPFLPGDSLLFAAGALVAATQSSANAMDIHVLVALLMTAAVTGNILNYTIGHFFGVKLFQNPNSKVFRKDYLDKTHAFFEQHGGKTIIITRFVPIIRTFAPFVAGMGAMTYKRFMAFNLVGGALWVMSFAYTGYKFGELEFVKKNFTMLMMGIIVISLLPMVIHAIRAKLASPAK; encoded by the coding sequence ATGGATTGGTTACATCTGGTCGTTGATTTTGTGTTACACATCGATGTGCACCTGCAAGAGCTGTTTACCACTTATGGTATCTGGGTTTATGGCATCTTGTTTTTGATCATCTTCAGTGAAACCGGCTTTGTGGTAACGCCATTTTTACCGGGTGATTCGTTGTTGTTTGCCGCTGGTGCCTTAGTGGCCGCCACGCAAAGCAGCGCGAATGCCATGGATATCCATGTATTAGTAGCGTTATTAATGACGGCCGCGGTGACGGGTAATATTCTCAATTACACCATTGGCCACTTCTTTGGGGTCAAGCTATTCCAAAACCCAAATTCCAAAGTGTTCAGAAAAGATTATCTGGACAAAACCCATGCTTTCTTTGAACAGCATGGTGGTAAAACTATCATTATTACCCGCTTTGTCCCGATTATTCGTACCTTTGCGCCATTTGTCGCGGGTATGGGGGCGATGACTTATAAACGCTTTATGGCCTTTAATCTGGTTGGTGGTGCGTTATGGGTGATGTCATTTGCCTATACCGGTTATAAGTTTGGCGAGCTGGAATTTGTGAAGAAAAACTTCACCATGCTGATGATGGGGATCATCGTCATTTCGCTGCTGCCAATGGTTATTCATGCTATTCGAGCTAAATTGGCTTCACCGGCTAAATAG
- the hslV gene encoding ATP-dependent protease subunit HslV, translated as MTTIVSVRRNGQVVIGGDGQVSLGNTVMKGNARKVHRLYNGKVLAGFAGGTADAFTLLERFEAKLQAHQGNLERAAVALAKEWRTDRALRKLEALLAVADTQRSFIITGNGDVVQPENDLIAIGSGGAFAQSAARALLENTDLSAADIVKKSLTIAGDICVFTNNFQTIEVLDYPTITPV; from the coding sequence GTGACTACAATCGTTTCTGTTCGACGTAATGGCCAAGTCGTGATTGGCGGTGATGGTCAGGTGTCGCTTGGCAATACCGTCATGAAAGGTAATGCCCGTAAAGTACACCGCTTATATAACGGTAAAGTACTGGCTGGATTTGCCGGCGGTACCGCCGATGCGTTCACACTGCTAGAGCGTTTTGAAGCTAAATTACAGGCACACCAAGGCAACTTGGAACGAGCCGCGGTTGCGCTAGCCAAAGAGTGGCGTACTGATCGCGCGTTACGTAAATTGGAAGCACTGCTGGCGGTCGCGGATACCCAACGCTCTTTCATCATTACCGGTAATGGTGACGTCGTGCAGCCGGAAAATGATCTGATTGCCATTGGTTCCGGCGGTGCATTTGCACAATCCGCCGCCCGTGCCTTACTGGAAAACACCGATTTATCTGCCGCCGATATCGTGAAAAAATCGCTGACCATTGCTGGTGATATCTGCGTGTTCACTAACAATTTCCAGACTATTGAAGTGTTGGATTATCCAACCATCACACCAGTTTAA